In a single window of the Rhodoferax saidenbachensis genome:
- the rpmH gene encoding 50S ribosomal protein L34: MKRTYQPSKIRRARTHGFLVRMKTRGGRAVINARRAKGRKRLAV; this comes from the coding sequence ATGAAACGCACTTACCAACCTTCCAAAATTCGCCGCGCCCGTACCCACGGCTTCCTGGTTCGCATGAAGACCCGCGGTGGCCGCGCTGTGATCAACGCACGCCGCGCCAAAGGCCGCAAGCGCCTGGCTGTCTAA